Genomic segment of Chitinophaga varians:
TCTCCTGTGATACCGCCACCGTTGGTGAAGCGGATGTCAAAATCAAATTTTACTCTTTTGTTCATCGGTTGATTATTTTCCCGTTTTGAGACGTGTATAAATGTACGATATTAGCGTTATGCTTAGAGAATTTCAGGTACTCACTGCTGAAGAGGCATTGAACCAGCATCAGATACAGATAAAAGTCCTTGAAAGTGAAGAGGCTTTTATGGATATGATAGGGACGGACGGTTATTTCTATGTGCATAAAGGAGATCTGCATCTGCAGGGCGACCTGATCATTGATATGGACCGGGCGGACAATATGCCGGATGGCCGGCCGCCGCTGGGATTTGCCGTTATCGGCAACCTGACGGTGGATGGCGGTGTCCTCAATGAGACAGGCGATTATGGCCCGGTGTTTTACGTGGCGGGCAACCTCACCTGCCGCAACCTCATGGTGGGCGGCGCTCCCACCCGCGTGGAAGGCGATGTTCGCGTGGAAGAGGTGATCATGCTGCATTACAACCACGGATGGATGAAATGTGACGGTACATTCTTTGCCCCCATTATGATCGTGGACGATTATTACCTGATGCCTTTCCGTAAAGAGATCAGCCGGTTCTATTATAATGATCGTGATGCCGATAGCCCGGCAGCCAATGAATGCACCGAGTCTGAAGACGGTAACCCGGTAATTTCGGAAAACCTGCGCGTGCTGCTCAACAATCCGCTGACGACTGATTTTGAAGAAATACGCCGTGACCTCGCTGCCGGGGAAAGTGTGATAGCGCCGGTGGAGAGGACGCTTGAATACTGGCGCAACAAGGTACGCCGCAACTACAGTGACCTGAAGCGGGTACCTATGGAGTTGCGCACTTCGAACCTGTGCGATGAAGCGATGGCTTACAGCGTGGCAGCGCTGAAATATTTCCCGCCGGGCGCCATTACGCCGGAACTGGCCACTGCTGCGGCGCAGCGCGATGGCAAAGCGCTGCGTTACCTGCCGCCGGAGATGATCACCCGGGAGCTGTGCTATCTCGCCGCCAAACACGGCGCCATTCTGAAGTATGATATCCCCGAGCGGTTCTATGAACATGCGTTGTTGTGTAATGTTATCAAAGTGTCTGACTGGCAAATGGAACATGTGCCCGTCGCTTTTATGACGGAAGATATGCTGGTGCTGTACGTGAAGGCCGGCCGCGGTGCGTGGCTGGACAGGTACTGTCAGCAGTCCGGCGTGTCCAAACAGAAAGTACTGGAACGGGTGATGGCGGATGATATCAAATACCTTGAGAATATTTTCAACTGGCACCTGTCGGCCACCACTTATGCGTATGCGCGGCAACGTTATGACAAACCGGAATACGCGGAAGCCTGGGCTGCCATCAATGAACGTTTTGCCCGGAAAATAGCGCGGGTGAACGGGAGCCCGTCTACTCCATCGTCATGACCAGCTTGCGGCCGTAAGTCTGGTTGTTTTCCATCATGATATGTGCCTGCCGGACAGTATCTGCACTGAGGCGGCCCACTATCTGCACGGCTGGTGGCGTGATGACGTTGTTGTTGAGCAAGGTGGCCAGTTCGCGAAGGTTTTGGCCATACCAGGACAATTGATTGGCCGCTGCATAGGCATAGTTGGAGATGTTGATAACATGTGCGCCTTTGTCGAACAGCAGTTCCCGGGTGCGGGATGTTCCCAGGAAAGTGATGTCTGCATACCCTTTGTTAAGCCCTATTACTTCCGCCGCTGTTTCGGAGATGCTTCCTCCCACGATATCGATGCCCCAATCAAAATATCCTTGTCCGCCGGCGTCCAGCAGTCTCTGTGCGAGGTTGGGCTGCCGATAGTCCAGTATGTGCGTGGCGGGTAGTCCCAGTATTTCCAGCGCTGCTTTGCTTTGTTCGTTGCCTGCGGCGGTAAATAGCTGATGGCTGCCATGCGCTTTCAGTAATTTGATCAGGAAGCTGCCTACTGCGCCGGCGCCGCCGGTGAGAAAGATGCGTTCTTCCGGATGGGCGTGTATCCGTTGAAAGGTTTGCCAGGCAGTAAGTCCGGCAGACGGTATAGCCGTTGCCGTAGTAAACGGCAAGGCTGCCGGCAGTGGCGCTACCATCTGGTAATTGAGCGCGATGTGGGTGGCATAGGTGCCGTTGGAGCCTTTGCTGCCGGCCGCAGCGATCACTTTATCGCCAGGCCGGAATCCTTTTGTCTGCGCGCCTGCGGCCACCACTATGCCGGCCAGTTCCCGGCCCAGCACCGGAGAATGCATATGCTGGCTTTCGCGGCGGCCCTGCCGCATCTGATAGTCAATAGGATTAAAAGCGGCGGCTTTGATTTCAATCAATAATTCATTTTCCCGGTAAACGGGCATGGGTAGTTCCGCTTCGCGGAACTGACCGGCTTCTCCAAATCCATTTAATACAATTGCCTGCATGTGCGTAATTTTGGGTAAAGCTAACGGGCTGTGTCACGGTGACCAATAACCGTGATAATTGAGAGTTACTCACAAAAAAATGAGTGGTATTATGATCAAGGAAACATCCTCTAATGCGTCTAACCGGAAATTCCTGCGTAGCGTATGCCGTATCACGGGGGCGCTGGAGATCCTCTCCGGACGCTGGAAGGCGCTGGTGCTGATTCATATTTCGGAGGGGAAGAACCGTTTCAGTTTATTGAAACAGGTATTGCCGCCGGTGTCGGACCAGGTACTGGGGCGGCAGTTGCGGGAACTGGAAGCGGAAGGGCTGATAACTAAGGCTATTATCGCAGAAGTGCCGGTACGCGTGGATTACAGCCTCACCGACAAAGGTGCGGCGGTATTGCCTATTCTGGACGAGCTGGCCGAGTGGTATGATAAACGGGGTGACTAGGATGTTGCTGTCAGCAGCTGTTGTAATTTTTTCTCCTGTAAAATAGTGATGGATTTTCCCTCGGCTTCAATTAACCGTTGCTGGATAAATTCCTGTAGCATCCGGTAGATGGTTTCGTAGGTAGTGCCGGCCAGCGAGGCGAGGTCTTGCCGGTTGATCGTAAATTGTTTGTGCCCATATACCCGGCTTATTTCCAGCAGTGCGTCTGCCAGCCTGCTTTTCACGTCCATGTGCACGAGGTTGCGCATTTTTTTTTCCGCTTCCTGTAATTCCGCGGCATAAAACTGCATGAGCCGGTAGGTGAGGGCAGGATTTACCTTGAGGGAGGCTTCAAAAAATGTGTTGTCCACATAACAGAAGGTGCCGTCT
This window contains:
- a CDS encoding polymer-forming cytoskeletal protein, whose translation is MLREFQVLTAEEALNQHQIQIKVLESEEAFMDMIGTDGYFYVHKGDLHLQGDLIIDMDRADNMPDGRPPLGFAVIGNLTVDGGVLNETGDYGPVFYVAGNLTCRNLMVGGAPTRVEGDVRVEEVIMLHYNHGWMKCDGTFFAPIMIVDDYYLMPFRKEISRFYYNDRDADSPAANECTESEDGNPVISENLRVLLNNPLTTDFEEIRRDLAAGESVIAPVERTLEYWRNKVRRNYSDLKRVPMELRTSNLCDEAMAYSVAALKYFPPGAITPELATAAAQRDGKALRYLPPEMITRELCYLAAKHGAILKYDIPERFYEHALLCNVIKVSDWQMEHVPVAFMTEDMLVLYVKAGRGAWLDRYCQQSGVSKQKVLERVMADDIKYLENIFNWHLSATTYAYARQRYDKPEYAEAWAAINERFARKIARVNGSPSTPSS
- a CDS encoding zinc-binding alcohol dehydrogenase family protein encodes the protein MQAIVLNGFGEAGQFREAELPMPVYRENELLIEIKAAAFNPIDYQMRQGRRESQHMHSPVLGRELAGIVVAAGAQTKGFRPGDKVIAAAGSKGSNGTYATHIALNYQMVAPLPAALPFTTATAIPSAGLTAWQTFQRIHAHPEERIFLTGGAGAVGSFLIKLLKAHGSHQLFTAAGNEQSKAALEILGLPATHILDYRQPNLAQRLLDAGGQGYFDWGIDIVGGSISETAAEVIGLNKGYADITFLGTSRTRELLFDKGAHVINISNYAYAAANQLSWYGQNLRELATLLNNNVITPPAVQIVGRLSADTVRQAHIMMENNQTYGRKLVMTME
- a CDS encoding winged helix-turn-helix transcriptional regulator, producing MIKETSSNASNRKFLRSVCRITGALEILSGRWKALVLIHISEGKNRFSLLKQVLPPVSDQVLGRQLRELEAEGLITKAIIAEVPVRVDYSLTDKGAAVLPILDELAEWYDKRGD
- a CDS encoding Crp/Fnr family transcriptional regulator — its product is MKKNRACDLKTCFLCQHAIPEWLAAVASHRQHQPFKKGEILFREGGPATGIYFLYDGKVKVHKQWGPEKELIIRLAKKGDILGHRGFGSEQRLYPVSATALEDGTFCYVDNTFFEASLKVNPALTYRLMQFYAAELQEAEKKMRNLVHMDVKSRLADALLEISRVYGHKQFTINRQDLASLAGTTYETIYRMLQEFIQQRLIEAEGKSITILQEKKLQQLLTATS